The proteins below come from a single Afipia felis ATCC 53690 genomic window:
- a CDS encoding TRAP transporter substrate-binding protein → MKKIAIAAASLAAAFMVGPANAQTPPIVIKFSHVVAPETPKGKGAEKFKELAEKYTNGKVKVEVYPNSQLYKDKEEVEALQLGAVQMLAPSLAKFGPLGVKEFEVFDIPYIMPDKAALNRVTHGDVGKKLLAKLEPKGIKGLAYWDNGFKIMSANKPLHKPEDFRGLKMRIQSSKVLEAQMRALGSIPQVMAFSEVYQALQTGVVDGTENPPSNMYTQKMNEVQKHATLSNHGYLGYAVIVNKKFWDGLPADVRGQLEKAMAEATTYANDIAQKENDEALDAMKKAGTTTFYTLTPEETAAWRKALDPVADEVGTRVGKDLIAEFRKEAAASAK, encoded by the coding sequence ATGAAGAAAATCGCTATTGCCGCTGCGTCCCTTGCGGCTGCTTTCATGGTTGGTCCGGCGAATGCGCAGACGCCGCCGATCGTCATCAAGTTCAGCCACGTCGTCGCTCCCGAGACCCCGAAGGGCAAGGGCGCCGAGAAGTTCAAGGAGCTTGCCGAGAAGTACACCAACGGCAAGGTCAAGGTCGAAGTCTATCCGAACTCGCAGCTTTACAAGGACAAGGAAGAGGTCGAGGCGCTGCAGCTCGGTGCGGTGCAGATGCTCGCCCCTTCGCTGGCGAAATTCGGCCCGCTCGGCGTCAAGGAATTCGAAGTTTTCGACATTCCCTACATCATGCCCGACAAGGCAGCGCTCAATCGCGTCACGCATGGCGACGTCGGCAAGAAGCTGCTCGCGAAACTCGAGCCGAAGGGCATCAAGGGCCTCGCCTACTGGGACAACGGCTTCAAGATCATGAGCGCCAACAAGCCGCTGCATAAGCCGGAAGACTTCCGCGGCCTGAAGATGCGCATTCAGTCCTCGAAGGTGCTTGAAGCGCAGATGCGCGCTCTGGGTTCGATCCCGCAGGTCATGGCGTTCTCGGAAGTCTATCAGGCGCTGCAGACCGGCGTTGTTGACGGCACCGAAAACCCGCCGTCGAACATGTACACCCAGAAGATGAACGAGGTGCAGAAGCACGCTACGCTCTCGAACCATGGCTATCTCGGCTACGCCGTGATCGTGAACAAGAAGTTCTGGGACGGCCTGCCGGCGGATGTCCGCGGCCAGCTTGAGAAGGCGATGGCGGAAGCCACCACCTACGCCAACGACATCGCCCAGAAGGAAAATGACGAGGCGCTGGATGCGATGAAGAAGGCCGGTACCACCACCTTCTACACGCTCACGCCGGAAGAGACTGCGGCCTGGCGTAAGGCGCTTGATCCGGTTGCGGACGAAGTCGGCACCCGCGTCGGCAAGGATCTGATCGCCGAGTTCCGTAAGGAAGCGGCTGCATCTGCAAAATGA
- a CDS encoding TRAP transporter small permease → MRLFLKILDQLEEILITFLIAGATVIIFLAVLHRYGSGVSFLYPYLHQIHMSWAQELCIFMFVWMAKFGAAYGVRTGIHVGVDVLVLKLPPKSRKATILFGLLCGALFTGVVGTMGAKFVYGLSLTDQTTPDLEWPSWIVYLCVPLGSYLMCFRFLQVAFAYFRTGELPHHDHSHVEGIDVDNAIGPTPEGQR, encoded by the coding sequence GTGCGGCTGTTTTTGAAAATCCTCGATCAACTCGAGGAAATTCTCATCACCTTTTTGATCGCAGGTGCGACCGTCATCATCTTCCTGGCGGTCCTGCACCGCTATGGTTCGGGCGTCTCGTTTCTCTATCCGTATCTGCACCAGATCCACATGTCCTGGGCGCAGGAACTATGTATTTTCATGTTCGTGTGGATGGCGAAGTTCGGCGCGGCCTACGGCGTGCGCACCGGCATCCATGTCGGCGTCGACGTGCTAGTCCTGAAGCTGCCGCCGAAATCGCGCAAGGCCACGATCCTTTTCGGTCTGCTGTGCGGCGCGCTGTTCACCGGCGTGGTCGGTACGATGGGCGCGAAGTTCGTCTATGGCCTCAGCCTGACCGACCAGACCACGCCGGATCTCGAATGGCCGAGCTGGATCGTCTATCTGTGCGTGCCGCTCGGTTCCTATCTGATGTGCTTCCGTTTTCTGCAGGTCGCCTTTGCCTATTTCCGGACAGGAGAGCTGCCGCATCACGATCATTCGCATGTCGAGGGAATCGATGTCGATAATGCGATTGGCCCAACGCCGGAGGGCCAGCGATGA